In a genomic window of Thermosynechococcus sp. CL-1:
- a CDS encoding serine/threonine-protein kinase, which produces MSYCLNPNCVKPENPDHVEVCQSCGSKLLLNDQYKAIKVLGRGGFGTTFLAVDTKLPGNPSCVIKQLRPAATAPHILAMARELFLREATTLGKVGNHPQLPRLLGYFENENEFYLIQEYVGGLTLQQEVKRFGPKSEEEVKQVLQEVLPILDYLHKNGVIHRDIKPANLIRRDIDNKLVLIDFGAVKDKVTQAMVENAPELSTFTSFAVGTPMYAPPEQMAMRPIYASDIYALGVTCVYLLTGKSPKEIERDPHTGEWHWKRYVKNISPGFAALLDKMLEDSVKNRYQSAIDVLADLQLLDCQETPALAAPTVTAEDDDLSNALAAPPSQGRPRGSAQSSSYASSVRQNAAAARLRQSRMTGSPWGGPPVVGAGSGQHLRPKVTVRMTAAQVLTAYKRGERDFVDVDLSNVVLRNADLSGANFANANFTNADLKGCILTNVVLREANLQGANLSDANLCGAYLVQANFERANLKGAKLQDASISGANFTGADISGADFSMVSGMVQGQLDRAKKNWFTKLPK; this is translated from the coding sequence ATGAGTTACTGCCTAAACCCAAACTGTGTCAAGCCAGAAAACCCCGATCATGTAGAGGTTTGCCAATCCTGTGGCAGCAAATTGTTGCTCAACGATCAATACAAAGCCATTAAGGTGCTGGGGCGGGGAGGGTTTGGTACTACCTTTTTGGCCGTGGATACAAAACTGCCCGGCAACCCCAGTTGTGTGATTAAACAATTACGGCCAGCCGCCACTGCTCCCCATATCTTGGCCATGGCGCGGGAACTCTTTTTGCGGGAAGCGACCACCCTCGGCAAAGTTGGCAACCATCCACAACTGCCGCGTTTGCTTGGCTACTTTGAAAATGAAAATGAGTTCTATCTCATCCAAGAATATGTGGGTGGCCTCACCCTGCAACAGGAGGTCAAACGCTTTGGCCCCAAAAGCGAAGAAGAGGTGAAGCAGGTTTTGCAGGAAGTGCTGCCCATCCTTGATTACCTACACAAAAATGGTGTGATCCACCGTGACATTAAGCCTGCCAACTTGATCCGCCGTGATATTGACAACAAGCTAGTGCTCATTGACTTTGGTGCAGTCAAAGACAAAGTCACCCAGGCGATGGTGGAAAATGCCCCAGAGCTATCCACATTTACCAGCTTTGCCGTGGGAACGCCCATGTATGCGCCGCCGGAGCAAATGGCCATGCGTCCCATCTATGCCAGCGATATTTACGCTCTGGGTGTCACCTGTGTTTATCTCCTCACTGGTAAATCACCCAAAGAGATTGAGCGAGATCCGCACACGGGGGAATGGCATTGGAAGCGGTACGTCAAAAATATCTCCCCTGGGTTTGCCGCTCTCCTCGACAAAATGCTGGAGGATAGCGTTAAAAACCGTTACCAAAGCGCGATCGATGTCCTAGCCGATCTCCAGCTCCTTGATTGCCAAGAAACACCTGCGCTGGCTGCCCCTACCGTTACAGCAGAGGATGATGACCTCAGTAATGCCCTTGCAGCCCCTCCCAGCCAAGGCCGACCCCGTGGATCAGCTCAGTCCTCTAGTTATGCCTCCTCTGTGCGTCAAAATGCTGCAGCAGCTCGGTTGCGGCAATCGCGGATGACAGGATCTCCATGGGGTGGGCCGCCAGTTGTGGGGGCAGGCTCGGGTCAGCATCTGCGCCCCAAAGTCACCGTACGGATGACGGCTGCCCAAGTGCTAACGGCCTATAAGCGGGGAGAACGGGATTTTGTGGATGTCGACCTCTCCAATGTGGTATTGCGCAATGCCGATCTCTCCGGTGCCAATTTTGCCAATGCCAATTTTACCAATGCTGATTTGAAGGGTTGTATCCTCACCAATGTGGTCTTGCGGGAAGCCAATCTTCAAGGAGCTAACCTGAGTGATGCCAATCTCTGCGGTGCCTATCTGGTGCAAGCCAACTTTGAGCGGGCAAATTTGAAGGGAGCAAAATTGCAGGATGCCTCGATCTCAGGAGCCAACTTTACCGGTGCCGATATTTCTGGGGCAGACTTCAGTATGGTCTCTGGAATGGTTCAAGGCCAACTCGATCGCGCCAAGAAGAACTGGTTTACAAAGTTGCCTAAATAG
- the yqeK gene encoding bis(5'-nucleosyl)-tetraphosphatase (symmetrical) YqeK — protein sequence MTPLVTTDAKDSLCDRQQVLAWLTENVPAPRLQHILRVETMAAELALHHGLDVDRAAWAGLLHDLAKYFPPERLLSMAREAGLPITEVDEADPHLLHADVSALVARQQFGITDEQVLAAVANHTLGQPGMDALSCVVFLADSLEPGRGQTVELEELRKVAHQNLQEAVWRVCDRTLLWLVDQHRLIHPRMILTRNWAMQVAPAKPKKSEKKGAAKV from the coding sequence ATGACCCCGCTTGTGACAACTGATGCTAAAGATTCGCTGTGCGATCGCCAGCAGGTTTTGGCGTGGTTGACGGAGAATGTGCCTGCACCTCGACTCCAACATATCCTGCGGGTAGAAACGATGGCAGCGGAGCTAGCCCTACACCACGGTTTGGATGTGGATCGCGCTGCTTGGGCGGGGTTATTACACGATTTGGCAAAGTACTTTCCGCCGGAGCGGCTATTGAGCATGGCACGGGAGGCGGGGCTGCCGATTACGGAGGTGGATGAGGCGGATCCCCACCTGCTTCACGCGGATGTGAGTGCCCTTGTGGCGCGACAGCAATTTGGTATTACCGATGAACAGGTCTTAGCAGCCGTTGCCAACCATACCTTGGGTCAACCGGGAATGGATGCCTTGAGTTGTGTTGTGTTTCTGGCGGATAGCTTGGAGCCGGGGCGAGGCCAGACGGTGGAGCTAGAGGAATTGCGCAAGGTGGCTCACCAAAATTTACAGGAGGCGGTGTGGCGGGTGTGCGATCGCACGCTGTTGTGGTTGGTTGACCAGCACCGTTTAATTCACCCCCGCATGATCCTCACCCGCAACTGGGCAATGCAGGTGGCACCAGCAAAACCGAAAAAGAGCGAAAAGAAAGGCGCCGCCAAGGTTTAG
- a CDS encoding ABC transporter permease, translated as MTTASARAVPGIFSGEFIQETLALTRRLFIQLQRRPSTLVAGVVQPLIWLILFGALFQNVPQGLFGESTNYGQFLCAGIIVFTAFSGALNAGLPVMFDREFGFLNRLLVAPLASRFSIVLASALFITTLSLIQVVAIASLGVLLGTGLPNLAGIGVVLATVLILVFGVTALSLGLTFALPGHIELLAVIFVINLPLLFASTALVPLSFMPRWLQWIASLNPLSLAIEPIRYVYLHPDWQFSDVVMVAPWGSLSLGAALLILLAVAVGMSLLIQPLLRRRLA; from the coding sequence ATGACCACCGCTTCAGCAAGGGCTGTTCCCGGTATTTTCTCAGGTGAATTCATTCAGGAAACGCTCGCTTTGACCCGTCGCCTGTTTATCCAACTGCAACGGCGCCCTTCAACACTGGTGGCGGGGGTGGTACAACCCTTGATTTGGCTGATCCTCTTTGGTGCCCTCTTCCAGAATGTGCCGCAGGGTCTGTTTGGCGAGAGTACCAATTATGGTCAGTTTCTCTGTGCCGGTATTATTGTCTTTACCGCCTTTAGTGGCGCCCTCAATGCGGGGCTGCCGGTGATGTTTGACCGTGAGTTTGGCTTTTTGAATCGGCTGTTGGTGGCGCCATTGGCTTCGCGGTTTTCAATTGTGTTGGCCTCGGCTTTGTTCATCACAACCCTGAGTTTGATTCAGGTGGTGGCGATCGCCAGCCTAGGGGTGCTGCTAGGGACCGGGCTACCGAATTTAGCGGGCATTGGGGTTGTTTTGGCCACCGTACTAATCTTGGTTTTTGGTGTGACAGCCCTAAGTCTCGGACTCACCTTTGCCTTGCCCGGTCACATTGAACTGTTGGCGGTGATTTTTGTGATCAACCTGCCGTTACTCTTTGCCAGTACTGCCTTGGTGCCCCTGTCGTTTATGCCGCGCTGGTTGCAGTGGATTGCCAGCCTCAACCCCCTCAGTTTGGCGATTGAACCGATTCGCTATGTCTATTTACATCCTGACTGGCAGTTTAGTGATGTGGTCATGGTGGCGCCTTGGGGATCCCTAAGCTTGGGAGCAGCGCTGCTGATTCTTTTGGCGGTTGCCGTAGGGATGAGCCTACTCATTCAACCCCTGTTGCGGCGGCGCTTGGCCTAG
- a CDS encoding caspase family protein → MRLSRRSFLYGAAALTLMPWVWQTAGGSLADSLRPWRALLIGINHYPQLVGVPPLGGCLTDVELVKNLLLDSWGLADSDITLLTEQAATLDAVQETLGVLEHAGQPLLVYFSGYGTLWQQQPALVFADATAAGEGILPLAELLRTKGVQVWLDTRFSPPPIEGEMLRWRFVPLQPVESRGTGQVPKDHLLWVDLGVETHLNGVPMGLFTASLSHYLAALGGDRPLATSLMYTADELRWQTGAEIHLVSDSLPENVPLSHGFDGVVQSTGHDRALQIWCGGLSPWLLAHCHPHSRWSTADGATVVDMVSFNGIMAQGVSGQPLQVGDRLYEQQRRLGKNLQLQVALDPKLSKIERVDAINALTNEENVAVLNGSESLPDVVLTRSATGGSYGLEWPVGTLLQHSCTGTNEAAKASIRRLNPLLNALLAQKWLTLTLNPTSSQVAVCTTLEQLSPTAKLLSRQSPPRSPNPLPEVLSTKLPATNLDTPLTLAKGDTCRWSLYNYGDRPLNIVAVAWDSSQGILLLPLQTQSWQLVVAPGLNIPLYTWTLNRPCQWLKVFIISSHRPLTRFSQLSSHPSHSEPLLISGEDSLALVLGLLGDLSSEPEGNEFCLDVREWCTQGFTLRVV, encoded by the coding sequence ATGAGGTTAAGCCGTCGTTCTTTTTTGTACGGTGCTGCGGCACTGACACTGATGCCGTGGGTTTGGCAAACGGCAGGCGGCTCCTTGGCAGACTCTCTTCGTCCGTGGCGAGCACTCCTGATTGGCATTAACCACTATCCCCAGTTGGTGGGTGTGCCCCCTTTAGGCGGTTGTCTAACGGATGTTGAGCTAGTGAAAAACCTATTGCTAGATAGCTGGGGGCTAGCGGACAGTGACATTACGCTACTGACGGAACAGGCGGCAACCCTCGATGCGGTTCAAGAAACCCTAGGGGTGCTGGAGCACGCTGGTCAGCCCCTGTTAGTTTACTTTAGTGGCTACGGCACGCTTTGGCAGCAACAACCAGCACTGGTTTTCGCCGATGCCACAGCAGCAGGTGAGGGCATCTTACCGCTTGCTGAATTACTGCGTACCAAAGGGGTACAGGTATGGCTCGACACCCGCTTTAGCCCGCCACCCATTGAGGGGGAGATGTTGCGCTGGCGATTTGTGCCGTTGCAACCTGTAGAGAGCCGTGGCACAGGCCAAGTTCCCAAGGATCATCTGCTCTGGGTCGATTTGGGGGTAGAAACGCACCTGAATGGCGTTCCTATGGGACTCTTTACTGCTAGTTTGAGCCATTATCTAGCGGCTTTGGGGGGCGATCGCCCCTTGGCGACCAGCCTGATGTACACCGCCGATGAACTGCGCTGGCAAACTGGGGCAGAAATTCATCTCGTCAGCGATAGCTTGCCAGAGAATGTCCCCCTATCCCACGGCTTTGACGGTGTGGTGCAAAGTACCGGTCACGATCGCGCCCTTCAAATCTGGTGTGGCGGCCTCAGTCCTTGGCTATTAGCCCATTGTCATCCCCACAGTCGTTGGAGCACTGCCGATGGTGCCACGGTCGTTGACATGGTTAGTTTTAATGGCATCATGGCTCAGGGGGTAAGTGGTCAGCCCCTGCAAGTGGGCGATCGCCTCTATGAGCAACAACGGCGCCTAGGGAAAAATCTGCAGCTACAAGTGGCACTAGACCCCAAGCTGAGCAAGATTGAGCGGGTAGATGCCATCAATGCGCTGACCAACGAAGAGAACGTTGCTGTGCTCAACGGCAGTGAGTCGCTGCCAGATGTGGTTCTCACTAGAAGTGCCACAGGGGGTAGCTATGGATTGGAATGGCCGGTGGGAACGTTGCTCCAACACAGTTGCACAGGGACCAATGAAGCCGCCAAAGCCAGCATCCGTCGCTTGAACCCCCTGCTGAATGCCCTGCTGGCTCAAAAATGGCTGACACTGACCTTGAACCCCACCTCTAGTCAGGTGGCCGTGTGTACAACCCTTGAGCAACTATCGCCAACCGCAAAACTCCTGAGCCGCCAATCCCCCCCCCGCAGCCCCAATCCCCTGCCGGAGGTTCTGAGCACCAAGCTGCCAGCCACGAACTTAGACACCCCCCTCACCTTGGCCAAGGGGGATACTTGCCGCTGGAGCCTCTACAACTATGGCGATCGCCCCCTCAACATTGTTGCCGTTGCTTGGGATAGCAGTCAGGGGATTCTCCTGCTGCCACTGCAAACGCAGTCGTGGCAGTTGGTGGTTGCGCCGGGCTTGAATATTCCCCTTTATACGTGGACGCTGAATCGTCCTTGCCAATGGCTGAAGGTCTTTATCATCAGCAGCCACCGCCCCCTGACTCGTTTTAGCCAACTGAGTAGCCACCCTAGCCATTCAGAGCCATTGCTAATTTCTGGTGAGGATAGTCTTGCCTTGGTTCTCGGTCTGCTAGGGGATCTCAGCAGTGAACCGGAGGGGAATGAGTTTTGCTTGGATGTGCGGGAGTGGTGTACCCAAGGCTTCACGCTGCGGGTGGTCTAG
- the phoU gene encoding phosphate signaling complex protein PhoU codes for MATHFERQLQRLRSDLLRLGTLVESACQLAYGVLIERHLLSVEQLIQRERDIDRSAQELNREAIALLTLQAPVAEDLRFLVMLSHLCRDLERIGDYALEIGRAGQTLLRYPPPPCLEDIRVMFQRSQLLLSEALSAIANLDPEVGLALANCDDAVDADYQRLYERLCTPLDPQEPVELRLILLLLIRNLERIGDHAVTIGQRVCFIVRGEDP; via the coding sequence GTGGCCACCCATTTTGAACGGCAATTACAACGTCTGCGCAGTGACTTGCTGCGACTGGGGACACTGGTGGAAAGTGCCTGTCAGTTGGCCTATGGTGTCTTGATTGAGCGACATCTCCTCAGTGTCGAGCAGTTGATCCAAAGGGAGCGGGACATTGACCGCAGCGCCCAAGAACTCAATCGTGAGGCGATCGCCCTGCTGACATTGCAAGCCCCTGTGGCCGAGGATCTCCGATTTTTGGTCATGCTCTCGCACCTCTGCCGCGATCTAGAGCGGATCGGCGATTATGCCCTTGAAATTGGCCGTGCGGGTCAAACGCTGCTGCGCTATCCACCCCCACCCTGCCTTGAGGACATCCGCGTGATGTTCCAGCGATCGCAACTGTTACTATCGGAAGCCCTATCCGCCATTGCTAATTTGGATCCTGAGGTCGGGCTAGCCCTTGCCAACTGCGATGATGCCGTCGATGCCGACTATCAACGTCTTTATGAGCGACTCTGCACCCCTTTGGATCCGCAAGAACCAGTGGAATTGCGCTTAATCCTCCTGCTGCTGATTCGCAACCTAGAGCGCATTGGTGATCATGCGGTAACCATTGGCCAGCGCGTCTGCTTCATTGTGCGGGGGGAAGACCCCTAG
- a CDS encoding nucleotidyltransferase domain-containing protein: MRLTPEQVTGIRSIVSELAGEEATVRLFGSRIYDDLRGGDVDLLVELPYPVVSPALLAARLAGRISRFLDERNVDVVLAAPNLLRLPIHEVARQEGILL, encoded by the coding sequence ATGCGCTTAACACCTGAACAAGTGACTGGCATTCGCTCTATTGTCAGCGAATTGGCGGGCGAAGAAGCCACCGTTCGCCTTTTTGGTTCTCGTATCTACGATGATCTGCGGGGCGGCGATGTCGATCTACTCGTGGAACTGCCCTATCCAGTGGTATCGCCTGCTCTACTGGCTGCCCGCCTTGCTGGCCGAATCAGCCGCTTTTTGGATGAACGCAATGTTGATGTGGTTTTAGCGGCACCCAATCTCCTCCGTTTGCCCATCCACGAGGTTGCCCGTCAAGAGGGGATTCTTCTGTGA
- a CDS encoding DUF4177 domain-containing protein, giving the protein MKTNLEAIKQAIQGAIASEAVTVEVSQTGSQLTVIFNRPRDKTVDFTALADQTVDILNRQPLGRINFVKFYGRKTGGTPEWEYAEPLSPPPPQAVIQETLQTGLSEFGQRFQFYNQTITATSALAIFLMLLLGGLFPNSKWEYKTVYVTAKTVSLGAYPKFSAKEVSLMELESEVEKLGKQGWELVDSFVEDETVHPNFGNEEYVTGLQPNVRPNRVVLLFKRKTWF; this is encoded by the coding sequence ATGAAAACGAATCTTGAGGCTATCAAGCAAGCGATCCAAGGCGCGATCGCCAGTGAAGCAGTGACGGTTGAAGTTTCACAAACAGGCTCTCAACTCACAGTGATTTTCAATCGCCCTAGGGACAAAACAGTGGACTTTACGGCTCTAGCGGATCAAACTGTGGATATCCTAAATCGGCAACCCTTGGGACGGATCAACTTCGTGAAATTTTATGGGCGCAAAACTGGGGGAACCCCTGAATGGGAATATGCCGAACCGCTATCCCCCCCACCCCCGCAAGCGGTTATTCAGGAAACACTGCAAACAGGTCTCTCGGAATTTGGGCAGCGGTTTCAGTTCTATAATCAAACCATTACGGCGACATCAGCCCTTGCGATCTTCCTCATGCTGTTGCTAGGGGGACTTTTCCCGAATAGCAAGTGGGAGTACAAGACAGTATATGTTACGGCAAAAACAGTATCTTTAGGTGCGTACCCAAAATTTTCCGCAAAAGAAGTTTCCCTGATGGAGTTGGAGAGTGAGGTAGAAAAGCTGGGTAAGCAGGGTTGGGAGCTAGTGGATTCTTTTGTGGAGGATGAAACGGTGCATCCCAATTTTGGCAACGAGGAATACGTAACAGGTTTGCAGCCCAATGTGCGCCCCAATAGGGTGGTGTTGCTTTTTAAGCGGAAGACGTGGTTTTAG
- a CDS encoding YggS family pyridoxal phosphate-dependent enzyme: protein MLSAAEIRDRATHLKSTLPPHVRLIAVSKFMPAAAIRAAYEAGIRDFGESRVQEAASKRTELADLTDITWHLIGHLQTNKVRQALQLFDWIHTVDRWKLAERINAILRETDAPSPHCLLQVKLRPDPQKHGWERSELEAALPQLDALSHLRCCGLMTILPLGLPPAEQLQVFQELRAWGEELRTKPWQQLQWQEYSMGMTQDYPLAVQAGATMVRIGTAIFGDRQATLEIHHE from the coding sequence GTGTTATCCGCTGCTGAAATTCGCGATCGCGCCACCCACCTCAAATCAACACTTCCCCCCCATGTCCGCCTCATTGCCGTGAGTAAGTTTATGCCAGCGGCCGCGATTCGGGCTGCCTACGAGGCCGGCATTCGGGATTTTGGCGAAAGTCGCGTCCAGGAAGCGGCCAGTAAACGCACTGAATTGGCTGACCTCACGGATATTACCTGGCATCTCATTGGCCATCTGCAAACCAATAAAGTGCGGCAGGCGCTGCAACTCTTTGACTGGATTCACACCGTTGACCGCTGGAAATTAGCTGAGCGCATCAATGCCATTCTCAGGGAAACCGACGCCCCCAGTCCCCACTGTCTACTGCAGGTGAAGCTCCGCCCCGACCCCCAAAAACACGGCTGGGAAAGATCCGAACTGGAAGCAGCCCTTCCCCAACTCGATGCCCTCTCCCATCTGCGCTGCTGTGGCCTGATGACGATTCTGCCCTTGGGGTTGCCCCCCGCAGAGCAATTGCAAGTCTTTCAGGAATTGCGGGCTTGGGGCGAGGAACTGCGTACAAAACCGTGGCAGCAGCTGCAGTGGCAGGAGTATTCCATGGGTATGACGCAGGACTATCCCCTTGCGGTGCAAGCTGGGGCAACCATGGTGCGCATTGGCACGGCTATTTTTGGCGATCGCCAAGCAACGCTAGAAATTCACCACGAGTAA
- a CDS encoding DNA double-strand break repair nuclease NurA, with protein sequence MVLPLSQLVQQLNHKKAEFLSYDTALAQVRQAYQQALKTWQQQTIADITAAIDPQIPDWGARPIEPWHQGWRIPLEIQWPHRQAAQEWAMTQLMDVTTVAVDGSQIVPSEELFLPVGVVQAGWFLNPHRRDRPYAKEIVLELITPAELRQAEEQLRQPQIYRFHERYIHLRRFELELKTLRERMAEVTAPALLLFDGSFVATFAESYAPEWQRRYVAALCQTLAASRQHQIPLVAYIDSSQARDLVTLLGHLEQLAPSPHLSDAQLLSTVLTQWGDRSPVFICDRGGILENYGAWAKGIGFCYLKAHQGYPVRLELPLWLYEAGLLDQVIRWLCGELITGQGYPYALEAADQLAVLQGSDRQAFLKQLQVWAEGVGMELRFSRKWVSKQQRR encoded by the coding sequence ATGGTGTTACCCCTTTCCCAACTGGTGCAGCAACTAAATCATAAAAAGGCCGAATTTCTCAGCTATGACACCGCCCTAGCTCAGGTGCGACAGGCCTATCAACAGGCTCTCAAGACATGGCAGCAACAAACCATTGCCGACATCACCGCTGCCATTGATCCGCAGATCCCAGATTGGGGGGCACGTCCCATTGAACCGTGGCATCAGGGGTGGCGCATTCCCTTGGAGATCCAGTGGCCCCATCGTCAGGCGGCGCAGGAGTGGGCAATGACTCAACTCATGGATGTCACCACTGTGGCGGTGGATGGTTCCCAGATTGTGCCCAGTGAAGAGCTATTTTTGCCCGTGGGTGTGGTACAGGCGGGGTGGTTTCTCAATCCCCATCGGCGCGATCGCCCCTACGCCAAGGAAATTGTCCTTGAACTAATTACACCAGCGGAACTGCGCCAAGCGGAAGAACAGTTGCGACAGCCGCAAATTTATCGCTTCCACGAACGCTATATCCATCTGCGCCGCTTTGAACTGGAATTAAAAACCCTACGGGAGCGCATGGCCGAGGTAACCGCACCCGCATTACTATTGTTTGATGGCTCCTTTGTGGCCACGTTTGCCGAGTCCTATGCCCCCGAGTGGCAGAGGCGATATGTGGCGGCACTGTGCCAAACCCTTGCCGCGAGCCGGCAACACCAGATTCCCTTGGTGGCCTATATTGATAGCTCTCAGGCACGGGATTTGGTGACTCTTTTAGGACATCTGGAGCAGCTGGCCCCGAGTCCCCACCTCTCGGATGCCCAACTGTTGAGCACGGTGTTGACCCAATGGGGCGATCGCTCCCCTGTGTTTATCTGCGATCGCGGCGGTATCCTTGAAAATTACGGTGCTTGGGCCAAGGGCATTGGCTTTTGCTACCTCAAGGCCCATCAGGGCTATCCTGTGCGCCTCGAACTCCCCCTGTGGCTCTACGAAGCGGGCTTACTGGATCAGGTGATTCGCTGGCTCTGCGGTGAACTGATTACGGGTCAAGGGTACCCCTACGCCCTCGAAGCGGCGGATCAATTGGCCGTTCTCCAAGGGAGCGATCGCCAAGCCTTCCTCAAGCAATTGCAAGTCTGGGCAGAGGGCGTCGGCATGGAACTGCGCTTTAGTCGCAAATGGGTAAGTAAGCAGCAGCGGCGTTAG
- a CDS encoding 1-deoxy-D-xylulose-5-phosphate reductoisomerase, translating to MKALTLLGSTGSIGTQTLDIVAQYPDRFRVVGLAAGRNLERLIPQIRQFQPEIVSIADAKQLPELEAALADLPQKPQLVAGESGIATVAAYGDADVVVTGIVGCAGLVPTIAAIKAGKDIALANKETLIAGGPVVLPLLQEYGVKLLPADSEHSAIFQCLQGVPEGGLRKIILTASGGAFRDWPVEKLSQVTVADALKHPNWSMGPKITVDSATLMNKGLEVIEAHYLFGMDYDNIEIVIHPQSIIHSLIELQDTSVLAQLGWPDMRLPLLYALSWPERIPTNWSSLDLVKAGDLTFRSPDHQKYPCMGLAYAAGRAGGAMPAVLNAANEEAVALFIAEAISFLEIPRLIEMTCDRYSAQNINNPTLEDILAADRWARETVQELAQRGVSPMVAL from the coding sequence GTGAAGGCACTCACTCTCCTTGGCTCCACTGGCTCCATTGGTACCCAAACCCTTGACATTGTTGCCCAATATCCCGATCGCTTTCGTGTCGTTGGCCTTGCGGCGGGTCGTAACTTGGAGCGACTGATTCCGCAAATTCGCCAATTTCAGCCGGAGATTGTCAGTATTGCCGATGCCAAGCAACTGCCAGAGTTAGAGGCGGCACTGGCCGATCTGCCCCAAAAACCGCAACTGGTGGCGGGGGAATCCGGTATTGCGACGGTAGCGGCCTATGGGGATGCCGATGTTGTGGTCACCGGCATTGTTGGTTGTGCCGGTCTGGTGCCGACGATCGCCGCCATTAAAGCGGGTAAAGATATTGCCTTGGCCAATAAGGAAACGCTGATTGCCGGTGGACCCGTGGTTTTGCCGCTGCTTCAGGAGTACGGTGTCAAGCTCTTGCCCGCTGATTCTGAGCACTCGGCGATTTTTCAGTGTTTGCAGGGGGTGCCCGAGGGAGGACTGCGGAAAATTATTCTCACTGCTTCCGGAGGCGCTTTTCGTGATTGGCCGGTGGAGAAACTCTCGCAAGTGACGGTGGCCGATGCCCTCAAACACCCCAACTGGTCAATGGGACCCAAAATTACTGTGGACTCGGCAACCCTGATGAATAAAGGCCTAGAGGTGATTGAAGCCCACTACCTCTTTGGCATGGACTACGACAATATCGAGATTGTGATCCATCCCCAAAGCATTATCCACTCGCTGATTGAGTTGCAGGATACCTCCGTGCTGGCGCAGTTGGGCTGGCCAGATATGCGGTTGCCGCTGTTGTATGCCCTCTCGTGGCCAGAGCGAATTCCCACCAACTGGTCATCACTGGACTTGGTAAAGGCAGGAGATTTAACCTTTCGATCGCCGGATCACCAAAAGTATCCCTGTATGGGGCTGGCCTATGCTGCGGGTCGCGCTGGTGGGGCAATGCCAGCGGTGCTGAACGCTGCCAATGAAGAGGCGGTGGCGCTCTTTATTGCCGAGGCGATTTCGTTCCTTGAGATTCCCCGTCTGATTGAGATGACCTGCGATCGCTACTCTGCCCAAAACATTAACAACCCTACCCTAGAGGACATTTTGGCCGCCGATCGCTGGGCGCGAGAAACGGTACAGGAGTTGGCACAACGGGGAGTTAGCCCCATGGTTGCGCTATAG